The segment GCAACGCGAATCCCAGCCGATTCTCCGGGCGGCGGCGTTGGCGGATGTTCTCCAGATCATCATCAGCCAATGTGTAGTGTTCCAGCAGTGAGGCTTCGTCCGTAGGAAGATCCCGCAGCGCCGCGCGCTGGCGTTCGGTCAGGATGTGGCGTCTCGGCATTGAAAAATGTCCCAGTTGATCTTTAGCCTGTTTCAGACAAGAATGAGGCCTGAGGAATCAACGAGTTGCAAGGGCGGAATCCAGGAGGGTTCAATTGGGACAGCGCGCCGTCATCTATGCCCGGGTTTCCACCTCGGATCAATCCTGTGAACGGCAGATCCAGGAGCTGACCGCCTTTGCCCAGCGCGGCGGCTATGAGTTGGTGGGCCTGTTCAAGGAAACCGCCTCCGGAACCAAATCCAACCGCTCCGCCCGTAACCAAGTTATGGCGCTGGCGCAAGCGCGCCAGATCAATGCGGTGCTGGTTTCAGAGCTATCGCGCTGGGGGCGCTCCACTCAGGACCTTTTGGCAACGCTTGATCAATTGGCAGGCTGGAAGGTTTCGGTGGTGGCCAT is part of the Magnetofaba australis IT-1 genome and harbors:
- a CDS encoding recombinase family protein; protein product: MGQRAVIYARVSTSDQSCERQIQELTAFAQRGGYELVGLFKETASGTKSNRSARNQVMALAQARQINAVLVSELSRWGRSTQDLLATLDQLAGWKVSVVAMSGMTFELETPHGRMMATMLAGIAQFERDLLSERVKSGLAAARARGQKLGRQLGTRPKSDKLAPKVLQAVEEGRSYRWIARDLGISKNTVMDIVKRHRKKS